The Pseudanabaena galeata CCNP1313 genome includes a region encoding these proteins:
- a CDS encoding Uma2 family endonuclease, whose protein sequence is MEALPIPADILLIIEVADSTIANDREVKRPLYAAAGIPEMRLFDVNEQVIFGYSQPAAKGYKKMQRYEKDDNFFMMAFPDISFSWQELF, encoded by the coding sequence GTGGAGGCTTTACCAATACCTGCGGATATTTTATTAATTATTGAGGTCGCGGACAGCACGATCGCTAATGATCGAGAAGTCAAGAGGCCCTTGTATGCGGCGGCGGGAATTCCCGAAATGAGGTTATTTGATGTCAATGAGCAGGTGATTTTCGGATATTCGCAGCCTGCGGCAAAGGGATATAAGAAAATGCAGCGTTATGAAAAAGATGATAATTTTTTTATGATGGCCTTTCCCGATATCAGTTTTTCATGGCAAGAATTGTTTTAA